In Zingiber officinale cultivar Zhangliang chromosome 6A, Zo_v1.1, whole genome shotgun sequence, a single genomic region encodes these proteins:
- the LOC121996979 gene encoding uncharacterized protein LOC121996979 has translation MARRIRSNRRNSSWMFRSAPYPSPSFHRVIPKKGELKTTSTSEKKDWKGATCPVCMEYPHNAVLLLCSSHDKGCRPYMCATSYRYSNCLEQFKKAHAKTTAMNANWSWKKSEVTELACPLCRGHVKGWTVVEPAREYLNQKRRSCTQDECSFNGNYKELRKHVRSSHPRAKPHAVDPDHEQKWRNMENQREHADVISTIRSSMPRSVILGDYVIEMGDTDSDSDFSDFSDEFFSAASGRVSNARSIFGVFLREAARRRRLREDNNARGPGIVERASDGVGDDDEVEGSSLGVVQSQRQHNRHRHRRRGQRGSAHTT, from the coding sequence ATGGCAAGAAGAATCAGAAGCAACCGCAGAAACTCTTCTTGGATGTTTAGGTCAGCTCCATATCCGTCGCCTTCCTTTCACCGAGTTATACCAAAGAAAGGGGAATTGAAAACTACCTCTACTTCAGAAAAAAAGGATTGGAAGGGTGCTACCTGCCCAGTTTGCATGGAGTACCCACACAATGCTGTTCTCCTTCTCTGTTCATCTCATGACAAGGGCTGTCGCCCCTACATGTGTGCGACCAGCTACCGCTACTCCAACTGTCTCGAGCAGTTCAAGAAGGCACATGCTAAAACTACTGCTATGAATGCAAATTGGAGCTGGAAGAAATCTGAGGTGACTGAGCTAGCATGTCCTCTTTGTCGTGGACACGTGAAGGGATGGACAGTCGTGGAACCTGCACGTGAATATCTCAACCAGAAGAGGAGAAGCTGCACTCAGGATGAGTGCTCCTTCAATGGAAATTACAAGGAGCTCCGAAAGCATGTGCGCTCTTCACACCCTCGTGCAAAGCCCCACGCTGTTGATCCAGACCATGAACAGAAATGGAGAAATATGGAGAACCAACGGGAGCATGCAGATGTGATCAGTACGATAAGGTCTTCCATGCCTAGATCAGTAATATTGGGGGACTATGTGATAGAAATGGGTGATACCGACTCAGATTCTGACTTTTCTGATTTTAGCGATGAATTCTTTAGTGCTGCAAGTGGGAGGGTAAGCAATGCTCGGAGTATCTTTGGTGTCTTTCTTCGAGAGGCTGCTCGTCGTCGGAGACTCAGGGAAGATAATAATGCCCGGGGTCCTGGCATTGTTGAGCGTGCTTCTGATGGTGTAGGTGATGACGACGAAGTCGAAGGGAGTTCCTTAGGCGTAGTTCAGTCTCAACGGCAGCATAACAGACATCGCCATCGCCGCAGGGGCCAAAGGGGATCAGCCCACACCACTTGA